From the genome of Miscanthus floridulus cultivar M001 chromosome 10, ASM1932011v1, whole genome shotgun sequence, one region includes:
- the LOC136489017 gene encoding uncharacterized protein translates to MDIDDDNEDEPYIFLDDVDYLAFKHIHCIHLIRCTDCISTYAHCIIQDRKPRTQSSYPRSPRSSSRCSRRKCPKPTRRTLRNFRSAPITARAPSREVLYFDYKLLAKTSGLEIVGNDKPLDFRSRDWGSAPRWVAFVDFFVAAQARYAVVTGAHRRVGTTYAQLIAALAAANRHGREPSGTNFTFLSSVHSNLLVEGLSTQVCWGHIWNRYAGPLSCRHQPHQCALTPLLPPAWWDGQCQSPIPRDVRRLLEYGVGLSNTGEVDERRLVSYCRSRKYHVKRYHVLPPYKNPARS, encoded by the exons atggacatcgacgacgacaacgaggacgagcct tatattttcttggatgatgttgactaccttgcattcaaacatatccattgtattcatctcatccgatgcaccgattgcataagcacttacgcacattgcatcatacaggatcgcaaaccgagaacccagtcgtcatacccgaggagcccgaggagcagttcgaggtgcagccgcaggaagtgcccgaagccgacgaggaggacgttgaggaacttccggagtgccccgatcaccgcccgagctccttcgagagag GTTCTTTATTTTGATTACAAGTTGCTTGCCAAGACTTCTGGTCTAGAGATAGTTGGAAATGATAAG CCTTTGGATTTTCGATCAAGAGACTGGGGATCAGCTCCAAGGTGGGTGGCGTTTGTTGATTTCTTTGTAGCTGCACAGGCCAGATACGCAGTTGTCACTGGAGCACATCGTCGTGTGGGCACCACCTACGCACAGCTCATTGCAGCATTGGCTGCGGCAAACAGACATG GTCGAGAGCCTTCAGGCACCAACTTCACCTTCCTAAGCAGCGTCCACAGTAACTTGCTGGTCGAGGGGCTCTCAACGCAGGTTTGTTGGGGCCATATCTGGAACAGATACGCTGGTCCTCTAAGCTGTCGGCACCAGCCGCACCAGTGCGCCTTGACCCCGCTCCTCCCTCCTGCTTGGTGGGACGGTCAGTGTCAAAGCCCCATTCCCAGAGATGTCAGGAGGCTACTGGAGTATGGCGTCGGGTTGTCGAACACTGGGGAGGTGGACGAGAGGCGCCTCGTGTCGTACTGCAGGTCAAGGAAATATCATGTAAAGAGGTACCATGTCCTTCCACCATACAAGAACCCGGCACGATCATAG
- the LOC136485072 gene encoding omega-hydroxypalmitate O-feruloyl transferase-like produces MVVEMKQENGTAVVAPAAGEKQQQAPQLMSVKRGEATLVAPVETTPTGGQYYLSNLDQNIAVIVQTVYCYKPCGGGKGDGDVAGALRDALARVLVHYHPLAGRLGISPEMKLTVELTGEGAVFVEADAACDLADVGDLTKPDPAALGQLVYSVPGAKHILEMPPMTAQVTRFRCGGFALGLDMNHCMFDGIGAMEFVNSWAETARGVAELTVPPFLDRSVLMARDPPVHTFPHHEFAEIPDVSDTAALYGAQELRYRSFCFDPDRLERVRGLALADGGRRCTTFEALSGLVWRARTAALGLAPEQRTKLLFAVDGRRRFAPPLPQGYFGNGIVLTNALATAGELLSAPVSRAAGLVQDAVRMVTDEYMRSAVDYFEATRARPSLASTLLITTWSRLEFHGADFGWGEPVMSGPVTLPEKEVILFLAHGKERKSINVLLGLPATAMDAFQELMDDI; encoded by the exons ATG GTTGTCGAGATGAAGCAGGAGAACGGCACCGCGGTGGTGGCGCCGGCGGCGGGCGagaagcagcagcaggcgccgcagCTGATGAGCGTGAAGCGCGGGGAGGCGACGCTGGTGGCGCCGGTCGAGACGACGCCGACGGGCGGGCAGTACTACCTGTCGAACCTGGACCAGAACATCGCGGTGATCGTGCAGACGGTGTACTGCTACAAGccgtgcggcggcggcaagggtgaCGGCGACGTGGCGGGCGCGCTCCGCGACGCGCTGGCGCGCGTGCTGGTGCACTACCACCCGCTGGCGGGGCGGCTGGGGATCAGCCCGGAGATGAAGCTGACCGTGGAGCTGACCGGCGAGGGCGCCGTGTTCGTGGAGGCCGACGCCGCCTGCGACCTCGCCGACGTCGGCGACCTCACCAAGCCCGACCCGGCCGCGctcggccagctcgtctactCCGTCCCCGGCGCCAAGCACATCCTCGAGATGCCCCCCATGACCGCGCAG GTGACGAGGTTCAGGTGCGGCGGCTTCGCGCTGGGCCTGGACATGAACCACTGCATGTTCGACGGCATCGGCGCCATGGAGTTCGTGAACTCGTGGGCCGAGACGGCGCGCGGCGTGGCCGAGCTCACGGTGCCGCCGTTCCTGGACCGCAGCGTCCTCATGGCGCGCGACCCGCCCGTGCACACGTTCCCGCACCACGAGTTCGCCGAGATTCCCGACGTGTCCGACACGGCGGCGCTCTACGGCGCGCAGGAGCTGCGGTACCGCTCCTTCTGCTTCGACCCGGACCGGCTGGAGCGCGTCCGGGGGCTCGCGCTCGCCGACGGGGGCCGCCGCTGCACCACCTTCGAGGCGCTGTCGGGGCTGGTGTGGCGTGCCCGCACCGCGGCGCTCGGGCTGGCGCCCGAGCAGCGCACCAAGCTGCTGTTCGCCGTGGATGGGCGGCGCCGGTTCGCGCCGCCGCTCCCGCAGGGCTACTTCGGGAACGGCATCGTGCTGACCAACGCGCTGGCCACGGCGGGCGAGCTGCTGTCCGCGCCCGTGTCGCGCGCGGCGGGGCTCGTGCAGGACGCCGTGCGGATGGTCACCGACGAGTACATGCGGTCGGCGGTGGACTACTTCGAGGCGACGCGGGCCAGGCCGTCGCTGGCGTCCACGCTGCTCATCACCACGTGGTCGCGCCTCGAGTTCCACGGCGCCGACTTCGGGTGGGGCGAGCCCGTCATGTCGGGCCCCGTCACGCTGCCCGAGAAGGAGGTCATCCTCTTCCTCGCGCACGGCAAGGAGAGGAAGAGCATCAACGTGCTCCTCGGCCTGCCGGCCACGGCCATGGACGCCTTCCAAGAGCTCATGGATGACATATGA